The DNA region GTCGTCTCCGGCCATCCGCTGGCGTCCGAGGCCGGACGTCGCGCGTTCGAGCAGGGCGGCAACATCGTGGACGCCATGATCGCGGTGTCGTTCGCCCTCGGCGTGGTGGAGCCGGAGGCGTCGGGCCTCGGCGGCGACGGAAGCGCCGTCCTCTACCTGACGGGCATGAAGACGCCCACGGTCGTCGAGTACAAGGACATGACGCCCGGGCACGCGACGCTCGACAACCCGGCCATCATGCGCGACGGTCGCCTGGTGGCCGACGGCCCGGCCGCCGCGAACATCCCGGGCGTGGTGGCGGGTCTCGACTACCTCTACTCGCACTACGGCAGCGGCAAGGTGAGCTGGGCGTCGCTCATCGAGCCCGCCATCACGCTGGCCGAGGACGGCTTCGTCCTCGACGAGGGCCTGCCGACGAGCATCGCCGAGGGCCGGCGGTTCCTGGAGAAGTACCCGGCGGCGTCGGCCATCTTCCTTCCCGGCGGCCAGGTGCCGAAACCCGGCGACCGCTTCGTGAACAAGGACTACGCCGCCACCCTGCGCGCCATCGCGAAGGACGGCGCCGAGACGTTCTACCGCGGCGCCATCGCGCGGCGGATCGCCGCCGACATGGCCGAGAACGGCGGCATCATCACCTACGCCGACCTGGCGCAGTACCGGGCCATGGAGCGGACGCCGGTCGAGGGCCACTACCGCGGCCACGCGCTCTTCGCGGGCGGGCCGCCCGTGTCCACCGGGATCCAGATGTTCGAGTCGTTGCAGGTCCTGGATCGCTACACGCCGCGGCCGGGCGCCCGGACGAGCACCGACGCCGACTACTGGCACCACGTGATCGAGGCCTGGAAGGTCCGCGATCCCCTCCGGCGCGTCGCCGACCCGGAACGGTGGCCCGTGGACTTCGCCGAGCACCTCCGGCCGGATCACGCCGCGCGCCTCTTCGACACGATCGACCCGCGCAGGGCGTCGGTCTACCAGCGCCAGGGCCCCGACGACGGCCCCTTCACGCCGCCGCCGACGCGGATCGGCCGCGGCACGACGGCCTTCGCGGTCGGCGACGCCGAGGGCAACCTCATCGCCGTCACGCAGACGCTCAGCACGTGGGGCGGCACCTTCTACGTCTCGAAGGGCCTGGGTTTCCTCTACAACAACCACCTGCGCAGCACGCGCACCACGGCCGGCGCCTACGGCAGCCTCCTGCCGCTCATGCGGTCGAGCACGGGCACCGTGCCCACGCTGGTCTTCCGCGAGACTCCCGGCGGACTCGTGCCGCGCCTCGCCGTCGGCTGCGCCGGCAACGCCTGGATTCCGCTCACGGTCTACAACGTGATCACGAGCGTCATCGACGGCGGGCTCGGCGCGCAGCAGGCCATCGAGGCCCCGCGCTTCCTGCCCGGCCGCGATCCGCGGGATCCGCTGGAGCAGGCGGCCCGTATCGAGATCGAGGATCGCTTCCCGGCGCCGATCGTCGCGGACCTCGAGGCGCGCGGCCACCGCTTCCAGAAGATCGGAAGGAAGGGCGAGGTGCGCTACGGCTACGCCTCGGCGGTGCTCGTGGACACCGCGGCCGGCACGGCCGAGGGCGGCGCCGAACCGCGCCGCGCCCACGCCGCCGTGGCGGCGGCCCCGCACACCGCGACGGCCCGGCGGTAGGGCCGGCACCGGCGCGATAATGAGGGGCTTGATCTCCCGCCCCGGGCCCGTCCACCGCTGATGCCGGACTCCGCCGTCCCCGACGCCGCGTCGCTGGTCGAGGTGCGCTTCCGCGTGCCCGCCATGGACTGCGCCGACGAGACCGCGCTCGTCCGCGCGGCGGTCGAGACGGATCCGGGCGTCGTGCGCGTGGCGTTCGACCTGGTGCACGCGCGCGTCGATCTCACGATCGATCCGGCGGCCACGACGCCGGCCCGCCTGCGACAGGCCATCGCCAGCACGGGCCTGGCGGTGGAGGACGACGTGCCCGTCCCGCCGGCGGCGGCCGGGCGCGCCTGGCCGCGTGACGTCGTCGCCGCCGGAGCGCTCTTCGCGCTGGGCTGGATCGCCGACGGCCTCGCCGCCGACACGTGGCGCGAGGCGCTCCTCGGCCACCGCGACGGCGGATCGATTGTCGGCGGCCACAGCCCCTGGGCCGTCGCCGCCTACGGGGCCGCCGTCATCGTGGGACTGTGGCGCCTGTGGCCGCGGGCGCTCGCCGCCCTCAGCCGGGGCCGCCTCGACATGCACGTCCTCGTGTGCCTGTCGGCGGCGGGCGCGGCCGCCATCGGGCAGTGGGCCGAGGGCGCGGCGGTGGCCGTGCTGTTCGCGGTGGCGCACCGGCTGGAGGCCTGGAGCCTCGAACGGGCGCGCGAGGCGCTGGCGACGGTGGCGCGTCGCGGCGTGGCCTCGGCCGATCGCAGCCAGGAGACGGCGCCCGTCGAACGGTGGATCGAGCGCTTCGCCGCCATCTACACGCCGGCGGTGACGCTGGCGGCGCTGGTCGTCGCGCTCGGTCCCCCGCTCGTCGACGGGCTCTGGGCCCAGTGGTTCTACCGGGCGCTCGTGTTCCTGGTGATGGCGTGCCCGTGCGCGCTCGTCATCTCCACGCCCGTCACGGTCGTGGCGGCCGTGACCGCGCTGGCCACCGAGGGCGTCGTGGTGAAGGGCGGCGCGCCGCTGGAGCGGGCCGCGGCCACCTCGCACCACACGCGCGAGGCGTTCGCGACCGTGGGCGTGCGCGTGGTGTCCAGCCCCGCGTCCGACGACCTGCTCGCGTCCGCCGACGTCGTGGTCGCCGGCCCGGCCGGCGAGCCGCGCGCGCTCGCGCTCCTCGGCCGCCAGGCCGCGCAGGCGGTGCGCGTCATCCGGCAGAACGTGGCGATTTCGCTCGGCACCAAGCTGGCGTTCCTGGTGTCGGCCGTGCTCGGGTCTGCCCCGCTCTGGCTGGCCGTGATGGCCGACACGGGCGCCACCGTCGCCGTCACGCTCAACGGCCTGCGCCTGCTGCGCCTCGCCGCCCCGCCGCGCGACCCCGCGTGACATCCGGCGACAGCCGCCGCCCCCGCCGTCGCTACACTGCCGCCCTCGCCATGCGCGTGCCGCTGCTCGTCTCGTCGCTCACCGTCGCGCTCGGCCTCGCCGCCGGGCGCGCCGCCGCGCAGACGCCGGCGCCGGCCTCGCGGCCGGCCGGCGCGCGAGCCCTCGCCGACGATGGTCCGCCGGCCCCGGAGCTGCCGAACACCGTGTCCCGCGACGGCTCCGACCGCGTCACCGTGCGGGCCGTGCGCCTGGACGCGCCGCTGGTGGTCGACGGCCGGCTCGACGACGCGATCTACGGCCGCGTCCTGCCCATGGACGGCTTCATCCAGCAGGAGCCGCGCGAGGGCGATGCCGCCACCGAGCAGACGCAGGTGTGGGTGTTCTTCGACGCCTCCACCCTGTATGTGAGCGCCCGCTGCCTGGACAGCCACCCGGAGCGCGAGATCGTCAACGAGCGGCGCCGCGACCACGTGAACATCTACCTGAACGAGAACTTCATCGTCGCCATCGACACCTACCACGACCGGCGCAACTCGTTCCTGTTCCAGACCAACCCGCTCGGTGCGCTGCGCGACGGGTACATCACCGACGAACGCGTCCACAACCCCGACTGGAGCACGGTGTGGAACGTCAGGTCCCGGCGCGACGACCGCGGCTGGACGCTCGAGATGGCCATCCCGTTCAAGTCGCTGCGCTACCAGGGGAGCGGACCGCAGGTGTGGGGCATCAACTTCCTGCGCGTGGTCCGGTGGAAGAACGAGCTCTCGCACCTCACGCGGGTGCCGGCGGCCTGGGGCGCGCGCGGCATCTACAAGGCGTCCTCCTACGCCACGCTCGTCGGCGTCGAGCCGGGCGCCATCGCCCGGAACCTCGAGATCAAGCCGTATGCGACCGGGTCGGTCCGCACCGACAACGTCGGGACGCCGCGGCGCAGGAACGAGCCCGGCGGCGACCTGGGCGCGGACGTGAAGCTGGGCCTCACGAAGAGCCTGACCGGCGACTTCACCTACAACACGGACTTCGCGCAGGTGGAGGACGACGAGCAGCAGGTGAACCTGACGCGCTTCAGCGTCTTCTTCCCCGAGAAGCGCGAGTTCTTCCTGGAAGGGCAGGGCATCTTCCAGTTCGGCGGCGTCTCCACGCGCGTGACGCCCGGGGCGCTCACGGGCGGCAACCAGGGGCCCGGCGACACGCCGGTGGTGTTCTTCAGCCGCCGGATCGGGCTGAACGGCAGCCGGACCGTGCCCATCCTGGCCGGCGGGCGGGTGACGGGGCGCGCCGGGAAGTACTCGATCGGCGCCATCGACATCCAGACGGGTGAGTCGGAGGACGCCGCCAGCGCGTCCACGAACTTCTCGGTGCTCCGCGTGCGTCGCGACGTGTTGAAGCGCGGCAGCATCGGGATCCTGGCCACGAACCGCGACGTCCGCTCGAGCCAGGGCGGTTCGAACCAGGTCGTGGGCATGGACCTGGGGCTCGCCTTCCGCAACTCCTGGACGATGGACGGCGCCTACGTGCGGAGCGACTCGTCGCGCGGGGGCCACGGCGAGAGCTACTGGACGCGCGCCGACTTCGCCGTCGATCGCTACCAGGTGCAGTACGAGCACCTCTACGTCGGGCCGGGCTTCGACCCGGACGTGGGCTTCCTCAGGCGGCGGGACTTCCGCCGCAACTTCGGGCAGGTGCGCTTCAGCCCGCGCCTGGCGCACGGTCCACTGCGCCAGGTGCACGTGGAGTCGAGCCTGGACTACGTGACGAACCCGACGGGACGGCTCGAGACCCGCGTGCTCGAGCTGAGCACCCGCGGCGACTTCCGCCTGGGCGACACCTACGAGGTCAAGTACCTGCGCGACTACGAGTACCTGGCCCGGCCGTTCGACGTCGCCTCGGGCGTCCGGATTCCCGTGGGCGGCTACGCCTTCCAGGAGCTCCAGACGTCGTACTCGATCGGACCTCAGCGGCGGATCTCGGGGCGCGTCGGGTTCACGCGCGGCGAGTTCTTCGACGGCGACCGCACCGAGACCAGCTACAGCGGGCGCGTCGAGGTGAACGCGTCGCTCATGCTCGAGCCCGCCGTCTCGCTCAACTGGGTGGACCTGCCCTACGGCTCGTTCAGGAACACCGTGGCGCGCACGCGCGCCACCTACACCTTGTCACCGCGCTCGTTCGTCGGCGCGCTGGTGCAGTACGCGTCGGCCTCGCACACGGTGTCGGCGAACGTGCGCTTCCGGTGGGAATACCAGCCGGGGTCCGACCTCTTCGTCGTCTACACCGAGGGCCGCGACACCGACCCGCGCGGGCTGCCGGCGCTCCAGAATCGCGGCGTCGTCGTGAAGTTCACGAGGCTCTTCAGGTTCTAGCGGCGAGCGGCTGGCGGCTGGATCCCGACGCGACCAGTGTCACGCCGTCACGCAGTCACGCCGTCACGCGGCTACGAGACGATGTACTGCTCGAGCTGCTCGATGACGAAGCGCTGCTCGTCGAGCATGGCCTTCACGACGTCGCCGATGGAGACGAGGCCGACCAGGCCGCTGCCGCCGAGGACGGGGAGGTGGCGGACGTGGTGGTCGGTCATGATCGCCATGCAGTCCTCCATGGTGCACCGCGGCGTCACCGTGAGCACGTCGGGCGTCATCACGTCGGCCACCGTCAGCGTCGCCGACGACTTGCCGCGCAGCACGACCTTCCGCGCGTAGTCGCGCTCGGAGAACATCCCCGCCAGGCGGTCGCCGTCGACGACCACCAGGGCGCCGATGTCGTGCGCGGCCATCAGCGCCAGCGCGGCGTAGACT from Vicinamibacterales bacterium includes:
- a CDS encoding DUF5916 domain-containing protein encodes the protein MRVPLLVSSLTVALGLAAGRAAAQTPAPASRPAGARALADDGPPAPELPNTVSRDGSDRVTVRAVRLDAPLVVDGRLDDAIYGRVLPMDGFIQQEPREGDAATEQTQVWVFFDASTLYVSARCLDSHPEREIVNERRRDHVNIYLNENFIVAIDTYHDRRNSFLFQTNPLGALRDGYITDERVHNPDWSTVWNVRSRRDDRGWTLEMAIPFKSLRYQGSGPQVWGINFLRVVRWKNELSHLTRVPAAWGARGIYKASSYATLVGVEPGAIARNLEIKPYATGSVRTDNVGTPRRRNEPGGDLGADVKLGLTKSLTGDFTYNTDFAQVEDDEQQVNLTRFSVFFPEKREFFLEGQGIFQFGGVSTRVTPGALTGGNQGPGDTPVVFFSRRIGLNGSRTVPILAGGRVTGRAGKYSIGAIDIQTGESEDAASASTNFSVLRVRRDVLKRGSIGILATNRDVRSSQGGSNQVVGMDLGLAFRNSWTMDGAYVRSDSSRGGHGESYWTRADFAVDRYQVQYEHLYVGPGFDPDVGFLRRRDFRRNFGQVRFSPRLAHGPLRQVHVESSLDYVTNPTGRLETRVLELSTRGDFRLGDTYEVKYLRDYEYLARPFDVASGVRIPVGGYAFQELQTSYSIGPQRRISGRVGFTRGEFFDGDRTETSYSGRVEVNASLMLEPAVSLNWVDLPYGSFRNTVARTRATYTLSPRSFVGALVQYASASHTVSANVRFRWEYQPGSDLFVVYTEGRDTDPRGLPALQNRGVVVKFTRLFRF
- a CDS encoding CBS domain-containing protein, with translation MKTVQQVLAAKSGSVLSVAPTSSVYAALALMAAHDIGALVVVDGDRLAGMFSERDYARKVVLRGKSSATLTVADVMTPDVLTVTPRCTMEDCMAIMTDHHVRHLPVLGGSGLVGLVSIGDVVKAMLDEQRFVIEQLEQYIVS
- a CDS encoding gamma-glutamyltransferase — protein: MGTRWRAARLGAGLAAALAAAGHVTLGAQPAGAPLVGAQDPAWAPDGRRLAVSVLDTIWTLAPDGKRAAPLLRDAVTGVEREPAWSPDGTRVAFAADRGQGYDIFVATVSTGAVTPATGQPGDERWPSWTPDGRLVFAARAPRGDRTGADPGAQWDLFVTRPVEGSTAWQAPTALTSTTDNETYPRVSPDGRLLAFVSERAAEDDVDIWVVPMPAADAPFTALGARPQATRPETAPAPPRPTRVLRANGAESHLAWAPDSLRLAFNGVRGGVGSVWVATVELPQTEGDTPPRARPKPPAPPVLVSRRAGAPAWSPDGATLLVAGLPAPEPVYNGNPLRDDRDPPALFDTGAAFRLWRVPAPAPVDVAGGEMALAIAQPRAWLATFDRTWDTLRRLYYASGPSAETWVALRDKYRPQAERAASAAALEAVVDELVAEQPLIKPVVTSRGAVVVSGHPLASEAGRRAFEQGGNIVDAMIAVSFALGVVEPEASGLGGDGSAVLYLTGMKTPTVVEYKDMTPGHATLDNPAIMRDGRLVADGPAAANIPGVVAGLDYLYSHYGSGKVSWASLIEPAITLAEDGFVLDEGLPTSIAEGRRFLEKYPAASAIFLPGGQVPKPGDRFVNKDYAATLRAIAKDGAETFYRGAIARRIAADMAENGGIITYADLAQYRAMERTPVEGHYRGHALFAGGPPVSTGIQMFESLQVLDRYTPRPGARTSTDADYWHHVIEAWKVRDPLRRVADPERWPVDFAEHLRPDHAARLFDTIDPRRASVYQRQGPDDGPFTPPPTRIGRGTTAFAVGDAEGNLIAVTQTLSTWGGTFYVSKGLGFLYNNHLRSTRTTAGAYGSLLPLMRSSTGTVPTLVFRETPGGLVPRLAVGCAGNAWIPLTVYNVITSVIDGGLGAQQAIEAPRFLPGRDPRDPLEQAARIEIEDRFPAPIVADLEARGHRFQKIGRKGEVRYGYASAVLVDTAAGTAEGGAEPRRAHAAVAAAPHTATARR
- a CDS encoding heavy metal translocating P-type ATPase gives rise to the protein MPDSAVPDAASLVEVRFRVPAMDCADETALVRAAVETDPGVVRVAFDLVHARVDLTIDPAATTPARLRQAIASTGLAVEDDVPVPPAAAGRAWPRDVVAAGALFALGWIADGLAADTWREALLGHRDGGSIVGGHSPWAVAAYGAAVIVGLWRLWPRALAALSRGRLDMHVLVCLSAAGAAAIGQWAEGAAVAVLFAVAHRLEAWSLERAREALATVARRGVASADRSQETAPVERWIERFAAIYTPAVTLAALVVALGPPLVDGLWAQWFYRALVFLVMACPCALVISTPVTVVAAVTALATEGVVVKGGAPLERAAATSHHTREAFATVGVRVVSSPASDDLLASADVVVAGPAGEPRALALLGRQAAQAVRVIRQNVAISLGTKLAFLVSAVLGSAPLWLAVMADTGATVAVTLNGLRLLRLAAPPRDPA